A window from Dama dama isolate Ldn47 chromosome 11, ASM3311817v1, whole genome shotgun sequence encodes these proteins:
- the EXD3 gene encoding exonuclease mut-7 homolog isoform X8, translating into MDPGDPEERPAAADPAADTTGGQDPRLFLQTLQTLWSTRELRQLREEAWKGFATLDDPLATLLDMLDASRGFRGRGPSLEAWVARELERWLQAQPRPGPTQGDPALKPLQVRAVRLLTEGPLSLVEPLVSIFQLQDADRSPVLAHIHRLHQEGKFKEAIVLGTKLQLQAYLDVEKMCVPLLLQDKVDLVERYVDSLPHLQRRLLTLMDSWCQPGFDIRVVARRYLHVPLRLERLSPRALGRQVLRLLEQFGLDPALCPSMLAQQRLAALRYLCYKRLVERSMSQESWAELVQGLVAQDEWLQEQLLQLLASQDDVAMAAQCALDLSLPEERLPATVVAEMSQLRLQEGTAKAPSEHRRDDCYQLPIAREDIYFLASWEDLARHEDALLQPGQVVGVDLEWRPSFGAGGRPRVSLMQVAVAGRVFLLDLPQLSSPAGGQAPRAFSQLVSRLLSDPSITKLGYGMAGDLRSLGASYPALAQAVQKLQGGLDLLQAHRQMRVADRPAPAVDGAAGPRGLSLLVQQVLGKPLDKTQQLSNWDRRPLGEEQLVYAAADAYCLLEVYWALCREPARFHLPGALPWSLGLGCSERCGTQEPPLQKVSASPRQVCSPEDAAPEVPAQAFRVVCDNMLGGLARTLRCLGVDVRVLHSGEDHRQAAECGVSQARLRCGICQCFTPFYNQITFHRMDHSGSIHWPLMDTQAVVTCAATKEHRGGQVIITLPGRRGGSS; encoded by the exons CTCCGGGAGGAAGCCTGGAAGGGGTTTGCCACCCTGGATGACCCGCTCGCCACTCTCCTGGACATGCTGGACGCCAGCCGGGGCTTCAGGGGGCGGGGCCCCTCACTGGAGGCCTGGGTGGCCCGCGAGCTGGAGCGCTGGCTGCAGGCACAGCCGCGCCCGGGGCCCACCCAG GGCGACCCAGCACTGAAGCCGCTGCAGGTCCGTGCAGTCCGGCTCCTCACTGAGGGCCCCCTCAGCCTAGTGGAGCCGCTGGTCAGCATCTTCCAGCTGCAGGACGCAGACCGGAGCCCCGTGCTGGCTCACATTCACCGGCTGCACCAGGAGGGCAAGTTCAAAGAG GCCATCGTGCTGGGCACGAAGCTGCAGCTGCAGGCATATCTCGACGTGGAGAAG ATGTGTGTGCCCCTGCTCCTGCAGGACAAGGTGGACCTCGTAGAGCGCTACGTGGACAGCTTGCCCCACCTCCAGCGGAGGCTGCTGACCCTCATGGACTCCTGGTGCCAGCCCGGCTTTGACATCAGGGTCGTTGCCAG GCGGTACCTGCACGTGCCCCTGCGGCTGGAGAGGCTGAGCCCCAGAGCCCTGGGTCGGCAGGTGCTGCGGCTGCTGGAGCAGTTCGGCCTGGATCCCG CCCTGTGTCCCAGCATGCTCGCTCAGCAGCGCCTGGCTGCCCTGCGGTACCTGTGCTACAAGCGGCTGGTGGAG AGAAGCATGTCCCAGgagagctgggctgagctggtgCAG GGCCTGGTGGCGCAGGACGAGTGGCTGCAGGAGCAGCTGCTACAGCTGCTGGCCTCTCAGGATGATGTGGCCATGGCCGCCCAGTGTGCCCTGGACCTCTCGTTGCCTGAGGAGCGACTCCCAGCCACAGTAGTGGCAGAAATGAGCCAACTCAGGCTCCAGGAGGG GACGGCCAAGGCACCTTCAGAGCACAGGCGGGACGACTGCTACCAGCTGCCCATCGCCAGGGAGGACATCtacttcctggcctcctgggaggACCTGGCCAGGCACGAGGACGCGCTCCTGCAG CCGGGTCAGGTGGTCGGTGTGGACCTGGAGTGGAGACCGTCTTTCGGCGCGGGCGGCCGGCCCCGGGTGTCACTCATGCAGGTGGCCGTGGCGGGCCGTGTGTTCCTGCTGGACCTGCCCCAGCTCTCGAGTCCCGCAGGAGGGCAGGCGCCCCGGGCCTTCTCCCAGCTGGTGTCCCGGCTGCTCTCAGACCCCTCCATCACCAAGCTAG GTTATGGGATGGCGGGGGACCTGCGGAGCCTGGGTGCGTCCTACCCAGCCCTGGCGCAGGCCGTGCAGAAGCTGCAGGGGGGCCTGGACCTGCTGCAGGCGCACAGACAG ATGCGGGTGGCGGACAGGCCAGCCCCAGCTGTGGACGGGGCGGCAGGGCCGCGAGGCCTTAGCCTCCTGGTGCAGCAGGTGCTGGGCAAGCCCCTGGACAAGACGCAGCAGCTCTCCAACTGGGACCGGCGGCCGCTGGGCGAGGAGCAGCTGGTCTATGCAG CTGCAGATGCCTATTGCCTGCTGGAGGTGTACTGGGCGCTATGCAGAGAGCCTGCCCGCTTCCACCTTCCGGGGGCCCTGCCCTGGAGCCTGGGGCTGGGATGCAGCGAGAGATGCGGGACTCAGGAGCCGCCCCTGCAGAAGGTCTCAGCCTCCCCCCGGCAA GTATGCTCACCTGAGGACGCAGCCCCCGAGGTCCCGGCCCAGGCCTTCCGCGTGGTGTGTGACAATATGCTGGGGGGGCTGGCGCGGACCCTCCGCTGTCTGGGCGTCGACGTGAGGGTGCTGCACTCAGGCGAGGACCACCGGCAAGCCGCTGAG TGTGGTGTTTCCCAGGCTCGTCTGCGCTGTGGCATCTGTCAGTGCTTCACTCCTTTTTACAACCAAATAACATTCCATCGGATGGACCACAGCGGATCCATCCACTGGCCGCTAATGGACACCCAGGCTGTTGTGACTTGTGCAGCCACGAAAGAGCACAGAGGTGGCCAGGTCATAATTAC